From the Cryptomeria japonica chromosome 2, Sugi_1.0, whole genome shotgun sequence genome, one window contains:
- the LOC131038086 gene encoding uncharacterized protein LOC131038086 isoform X1: MAKTRSRKSQETCAPSTSPNAYESLRLARIAENQARMAALGVQKCAGDLKSFFSVTKSPRRENSSAKKAVNVTPLRRSERLKDKPLPISNTTPPRRSNRVYSSFTPDLEKKDFFELADDFISTKGRRHYARNKLEENGEVRPANAPIPMCSPAQLQVSPELLAHRCDSKSRGSIYDPILGLCCHFCRQKKLCGEEGCERCGNRDGTQACLDIKVLQSRKLSKTDCSVCHSSTGVFCRACLKIRYGEDIEEVRKNKKWMCPHCSEEKGTNPYWICNSSFCLKKRNIPPTGIAIFTAREMGYESVAHYLVDVLKKRGFSG; the protein is encoded by the exons ATGGCGAAAACGAGGTCTCGTAAATCTCAGGAAACATGCGCTCCTTCAACATCACCCAATGCGTACGAGTCTCTGCGTTTGGCGCGCATTGCAGAGAATCAG GCTCGCATGGCAGCTCTCGGGGTCCAAAAATGCGCGGGAGATCTGAAGTCATTCTTTTCGGTTACGAAATCACCGCGCAGAGAAAATTCCTCCGCTAAGAAAGCAGTGAATGTCACTCCCCTGCGCCGCTCGGAGCGTCTGAAAGACAAACCTCTTCCGATTTCCAACACCACACCGCCCCGCCGATCCAACCGTGTATATTCTTCCTTTACACCAG ACTTGGAAAAGAAGGATTTCTTTGAGCTCGCTGACGATTTCATTAGTACCAAGGGAAGGAGACACTACGCAAGAAATAAGCTGGAGGAGAATGGGGAGGTTAGACCAGCAAATGCGCCGATACCCATGTGTTCACCAGCTCAATTGCAGGTCTCCCCAGAATTACTGGCCCACCGCTGCGACAGCAAGAGCAGAGGGAGCATTTATGATCCCATTCTGGGGTTATGCTGCCATTTTTGCAG GCAGAAGAAACTCTGTGGGGAAGAAGGATGTGAACGCTGTGGCAATCGGGATGGTACACAGGCATGCTTAG ACATAAAGGTTCTACAGTCAAGGAAATTGA GCAAAACAGATTGCTCAGTATGCCATTCAAGTACAGGTGTATTTTGTCGAGCCTGCTTGAAAATTCGTTATGGGGAAG ATATTGAGGAGGTGAGGAAAAATAAAAAGTGGATGTGTCCTCACTGCTCAGAAGAGAAAGGCACTAATCCATACTGGATCTGTAACAG CTCTTTCTGTCTGAAGAAGCGCAATATTCCACCCACTGGCATTGCGATATTTACAG CCCGGGAGATGGGATATGAATCTGTAGCACACTATCTTGTTGACGTATTGAAGAAGAGAGGCTTCTCTGGGTAA
- the LOC131038086 gene encoding uncharacterized protein LOC131038086 isoform X2, whose amino-acid sequence MAKTRSRKSQETCAPSTSPNAYESLRLARIAENQARMAALGVQKCAGDLKSFFSVTKSPRRENSSAKKAVNVTPLRRSERLKDKPLPISNTTPPRRSNRVYSSFTPDLEKKDFFELADDFISTKGRRHYARNKLEENGEVRPANAPIPMCSPAQLQVSPELLAHRCDSKSRGSIYDPILGLCCHFCRQKKLCGEEGCERCGNRDGTQACLGKTDCSVCHSSTGVFCRACLKIRYGEDIEEVRKNKKWMCPHCSEEKGTNPYWICNSSFCLKKRNIPPTGIAIFTAREMGYESVAHYLVDVLKKRGFSG is encoded by the exons ATGGCGAAAACGAGGTCTCGTAAATCTCAGGAAACATGCGCTCCTTCAACATCACCCAATGCGTACGAGTCTCTGCGTTTGGCGCGCATTGCAGAGAATCAG GCTCGCATGGCAGCTCTCGGGGTCCAAAAATGCGCGGGAGATCTGAAGTCATTCTTTTCGGTTACGAAATCACCGCGCAGAGAAAATTCCTCCGCTAAGAAAGCAGTGAATGTCACTCCCCTGCGCCGCTCGGAGCGTCTGAAAGACAAACCTCTTCCGATTTCCAACACCACACCGCCCCGCCGATCCAACCGTGTATATTCTTCCTTTACACCAG ACTTGGAAAAGAAGGATTTCTTTGAGCTCGCTGACGATTTCATTAGTACCAAGGGAAGGAGACACTACGCAAGAAATAAGCTGGAGGAGAATGGGGAGGTTAGACCAGCAAATGCGCCGATACCCATGTGTTCACCAGCTCAATTGCAGGTCTCCCCAGAATTACTGGCCCACCGCTGCGACAGCAAGAGCAGAGGGAGCATTTATGATCCCATTCTGGGGTTATGCTGCCATTTTTGCAG GCAGAAGAAACTCTGTGGGGAAGAAGGATGTGAACGCTGTGGCAATCGGGATGGTACACAGGCATGCTTAG GCAAAACAGATTGCTCAGTATGCCATTCAAGTACAGGTGTATTTTGTCGAGCCTGCTTGAAAATTCGTTATGGGGAAG ATATTGAGGAGGTGAGGAAAAATAAAAAGTGGATGTGTCCTCACTGCTCAGAAGAGAAAGGCACTAATCCATACTGGATCTGTAACAG CTCTTTCTGTCTGAAGAAGCGCAATATTCCACCCACTGGCATTGCGATATTTACAG CCCGGGAGATGGGATATGAATCTGTAGCACACTATCTTGTTGACGTATTGAAGAAGAGAGGCTTCTCTGGGTAA